The proteins below come from a single bacterium genomic window:
- a CDS encoding MarR family transcriptional regulator produces the protein MGTKPKGRAPRPSAAGRGAKERERLADLAEAVLSVAREINLRVGADRSLVHLTATEINVVRHVGRNPGTTPTEACERLGLKRSNFSVALRAVRERGMVAVVPDERDGRCVRLHPTDAAAKNLAGHRRRWAACLEAALGGGADVGDCVGLLLRIDEALRAGRGGRADE, from the coding sequence ATGGGAACGAAACCCAAGGGCCGCGCGCCCCGTCCGTCCGCCGCGGGACGCGGCGCGAAGGAGCGCGAGCGGCTGGCCGACCTGGCGGAAGCCGTGCTCAGCGTGGCGCGGGAGATCAACCTGCGCGTCGGCGCCGACCGGTCGCTGGTGCACCTGACGGCGACGGAGATCAACGTCGTGCGGCACGTCGGCCGCAACCCCGGCACGACGCCGACGGAGGCCTGCGAGCGGCTCGGCCTCAAGCGCAGCAACTTCAGCGTCGCGCTGCGCGCGGTGCGGGAGCGGGGGATGGTCGCGGTCGTTCCGGACGAACGGGACGGGCGTTGCGTGCGGCTCCACCCGACCGACGCAGCGGCGAAGAACCTCGCCGGCCATCGCCGGCGGTGGGCGGCCTGCCTCGAGGCGGCGCTCGGCGGCGGGGCGGACGTCGGGGACTGCGTCGGCCTGCTGCTTCGAATCGACGAGGCGCTGCGCGCCGGACGAGGCGGACGCGCCGACGAGTGA